The following coding sequences lie in one Streptococcus suis genomic window:
- a CDS encoding DUF5052 domain-containing protein: protein MKWNKKLALGAVLVTSLVTLSACQSISNWWKNTKEEWIGLEMTVRTFDENSQLIDEMSGKSLSISRNEEFDSVDAEGYSNADSSVLKVTLGNYEIDHVGSSLIAAEEGLEDLFAKYQSTVDIANYDHSIPLVNRMVSSLKNDFTGKAKVVLIRSQNGTPLATYVGDKVSLYASDAPKTSELLIDGKRLIIYRCDYTIYDRELLEN from the coding sequence ATGAAATGGAATAAAAAGTTAGCACTTGGTGCTGTATTAGTAACCAGCCTAGTCACCTTGTCTGCTTGTCAATCAATTTCAAATTGGTGGAAGAATACCAAGGAAGAATGGATTGGCTTGGAAATGACAGTTCGGACATTTGATGAGAATTCTCAGTTAATAGATGAAATGTCTGGTAAGTCCTTATCGATTTCGCGGAATGAAGAATTCGACTCAGTGGATGCCGAAGGTTATTCTAATGCGGATTCGTCTGTTTTGAAGGTGACACTTGGTAATTATGAAATTGACCATGTCGGCTCATCTTTGATCGCGGCAGAAGAGGGCTTGGAGGATTTATTTGCCAAGTATCAATCGACTGTAGATATTGCCAACTATGATCATTCTATTCCTTTGGTCAATCGGATGGTTTCTAGCTTAAAAAATGATTTTACTGGTAAGGCTAAGGTTGTTTTAATTCGTTCGCAAAATGGAACCCCGCTTGCTACTTATGTAGGTGATAAAGTGTCTCTTTATGCATCTGATGCACCTAAGACTTCTGAACTCTTAATTGATGGCAAGCGGTTGATTATATACCGCTGTGATTATACAATTTATGATAGAGAATTATTGGAGAACTAA
- the coaC gene encoding phosphopantothenoylcysteine decarboxylase, with amino-acid sequence MANITLAVTGSISAYKAADLTSQLTKLGHQVTVLMSRSAMDFITPLTLQSLSKNLVHTDVMIEENPTLIKHIDIAKETDLFLLAPASANTIAKLANGMADNIITATALALPIGTKKLLAPAMNTNMYLNPATQKNLKTLIEYGFEEIKPREALLACGDFGTGALAEVTDILEKVSNTLDEKK; translated from the coding sequence ATGGCTAATATCACACTTGCCGTTACTGGCTCTATTTCAGCCTACAAAGCAGCTGACCTAACTAGCCAATTGACCAAGCTCGGTCATCAGGTTACAGTCCTCATGAGTCGCTCTGCTATGGACTTCATCACACCTTTGACTCTCCAATCCTTGTCGAAAAATCTGGTTCACACAGATGTCATGATTGAAGAAAATCCTACTCTTATCAAGCATATCGATATTGCCAAAGAAACAGACTTATTTTTACTTGCCCCTGCTTCTGCCAATACGATAGCTAAATTAGCTAATGGTATGGCTGACAACATTATTACGGCAACAGCTCTGGCTCTGCCAATTGGTACTAAAAAGCTGCTGGCACCTGCTATGAATACTAACATGTACCTCAATCCTGCTACCCAGAAAAATCTCAAAACCCTCATAGAGTATGGTTTTGAGGAAATCAAACCGCGTGAAGCCCTGCTTGCTTGTGGAGATTTTGGAACTGGGGCCTTGGCTGAGGTAACTGATATTTTAGAGAAAGTGAGTAACACCCTTGATGAAAAAAAATAA
- a CDS encoding phosphopantothenate--cysteine ligase, whose translation MNMKLLITSGGTSEAIDQVRAITNHASGNLGKIIAEQALKRGHEVTLVTTRQAVKPNSQKNLTIIEITNVDSLKETLEPLVKSHQALIHSMAVSDYTPVYMTGLDEIRATEDISSLLKKQNTESKISSKDDYQVLFLKKTPKVISYVKKWNPAITLFGFKLLVNVPKEELFAVARQSIERNGADYILANDLKDIGENQHIAYLVDKTREIQAQTKDEIAQLILNTLEKGEQNG comes from the coding sequence ATGAACATGAAACTATTGATTACATCAGGCGGAACAAGCGAAGCTATCGATCAAGTCCGCGCTATTACAAACCATGCTTCTGGAAATCTTGGAAAAATCATTGCCGAACAAGCCTTGAAACGCGGTCATGAAGTTACTCTTGTGACTACAAGACAGGCTGTTAAACCAAATTCTCAGAAGAATTTAACCATTATCGAAATTACAAATGTTGATAGTTTGAAAGAAACATTAGAACCTTTAGTCAAATCACATCAGGCTCTGATTCATAGCATGGCTGTATCCGATTATACACCTGTTTATATGACTGGCTTAGATGAAATAAGAGCAACTGAAGACATTTCTAGTCTACTAAAAAAACAGAATACAGAAAGTAAGATTTCATCCAAGGATGACTACCAAGTTCTTTTCTTGAAAAAAACTCCCAAGGTCATTTCCTATGTAAAAAAATGGAATCCAGCTATCACACTCTTTGGCTTCAAACTATTGGTTAATGTTCCTAAGGAGGAATTATTTGCCGTAGCTCGCCAAAGCATTGAACGAAATGGCGCTGATTATATACTTGCTAATGACTTGAAGGATATTGGAGAAAATCAACACATTGCCTATTTGGTTGATAAAACAAGGGAGATTCAAGCACAGACAAAAGATGAAATTGCTCAGCTCATTTTAAATACCCTAGAAAAAGGAGAACAAAATGGCTAA
- a CDS encoding DNA alkylation repair protein: MKIEELEKRLLAVADASQAQPMKAYMKNNFDFLGVRTPDRRKVARQFFKEFKSQGIDWEFVEACWSKPYREFQYIAIDYLVTKKKDLVLADLPRLKKLAQTKSWWDSIDGLDKLVGKIVLDNPESKQTILEWSLDGDFWLRRIAIDHQLLQKEKTDTELLETILVNNLHQTEFFINKAIGWSLRDYSKTNPEWVRVFLAKYSSQMASLSIREASKYI, translated from the coding sequence ATGAAGATTGAAGAATTAGAAAAACGTTTGTTGGCTGTGGCGGATGCCAGTCAGGCCCAGCCTATGAAGGCTTATATGAAAAACAATTTTGACTTTCTGGGTGTGCGAACTCCTGACCGCCGAAAAGTTGCTAGGCAATTTTTCAAAGAATTTAAGTCTCAGGGCATTGACTGGGAGTTTGTAGAGGCTTGCTGGTCTAAGCCCTACCGTGAATTTCAATATATCGCCATTGATTATCTGGTCACCAAGAAAAAAGACTTGGTTTTAGCCGACCTGCCCCGTTTGAAAAAACTAGCCCAAACAAAGTCATGGTGGGATAGTATTGATGGACTGGACAAGCTAGTTGGTAAGATTGTTTTGGACAATCCAGAATCCAAACAGACAATCTTGGAATGGAGTTTGGATGGTGATTTCTGGTTGAGACGGATTGCCATTGACCACCAACTCTTGCAAAAAGAAAAGACAGATACAGAGTTGCTGGAGACAATCTTGGTCAATAATCTTCATCAGACTGAATTTTTCATCAATAAGGCGATTGGCTGGAGTTTGCGGGATTATTCCAAGACCAATCCTGAATGGGTACGAGTTTTTCTTGCCAAGTACAGCTCACAAATGGCAAGCTTGTCCATTCGTGAAGCCAGTAAGTACATCTAG
- a CDS encoding ECF transporter S component, which translates to MKKNKSTQIATIAIFFAVMIVINILSSIIFNILPVPIKPTIVHIPVIIASIIYGPRVGACLGALMGLMSMIHNTIILLPTSYLFSPFVENGNVYSIIIAVVPRILVGITPYFVYKWIKNRKGLFIAGAIGSMTNTIFVLGGIFFLFSSVFDGNIQAMLATVLGTNSIAEMIISSVLTAALVPTLQKIQK; encoded by the coding sequence ATGAAAAAAAATAAATCAACTCAAATTGCTACAATTGCAATCTTCTTTGCTGTCATGATTGTCATCAATATATTGAGTTCAATTATTTTTAATATATTGCCTGTTCCAATAAAACCCACCATCGTACATATCCCAGTCATTATTGCTTCTATTATATACGGGCCACGTGTTGGGGCTTGTTTGGGGGCTCTCATGGGCTTAATGAGTATGATCCATAATACTATTATCTTACTACCAACCAGCTATCTTTTCTCCCCATTTGTTGAAAATGGTAATGTTTATTCAATCATCATTGCAGTTGTCCCACGTATATTAGTCGGGATTACACCTTATTTCGTCTACAAATGGATAAAAAATCGTAAAGGATTATTTATTGCTGGTGCAATTGGTTCAATGACCAATACTATTTTTGTACTTGGAGGTATTTTCTTCCTCTTCTCCTCTGTCTTTGATGGTAATATTCAAGCAATGTTAGCAACCGTTTTAGGTACCAATTCAATTGCAGAAATGATCATTTCTTCTGTATTAACTGCAGCGCTTGTTCCAACTTTACAGAAAATTCAAAAATAA
- a CDS encoding PrsW family intramembrane metalloprotease, whose translation MKEKFQMCKTYLPVVLATIGFVNGCKIIFGELGKPNGMEAKYPLFLLTISLVAIYIIPLLVLTYSLAKRYNISKQVIGLSWLLGLTSSISFSELGHTAIGYFLLEIVKASNNFLNDWGAAISGPLAEEIGKGLTVLLVLLICRKMTLKNALVSGVIVGLGFQIMEDVTFVFRDMFMNKLDGFETILERVGQAGWAHWVFTLLFAIGLVALLTKNTGMSKAQGVFWIGASFGIHFLFNSPFNTGIFQTVFPILSILLGLLAYQTVEKLSE comes from the coding sequence ATGAAAGAAAAATTTCAAATGTGTAAAACCTATCTTCCAGTCGTCTTAGCAACGATTGGATTTGTCAACGGTTGCAAAATTATCTTTGGAGAATTAGGTAAGCCAAATGGCATGGAAGCTAAATATCCTCTCTTTCTCCTAACCATTTCCTTGGTTGCTATTTACATCATCCCCCTACTAGTACTGACATATTCCTTAGCTAAACGCTATAACATCTCCAAACAAGTTATAGGGCTTAGCTGGCTTTTAGGCTTAACAAGTAGCATCTCTTTTTCTGAACTGGGACATACAGCTATTGGATATTTCCTGCTCGAAATCGTTAAAGCTAGTAATAATTTCCTAAATGACTGGGGCGCAGCTATTTCAGGTCCATTGGCAGAAGAAATCGGGAAAGGGCTAACTGTTCTACTTGTACTGCTTATTTGTAGAAAAATGACACTAAAAAATGCATTGGTAAGCGGAGTGATTGTTGGATTAGGTTTCCAAATCATGGAAGACGTCACCTTTGTTTTTAGAGACATGTTCATGAATAAATTAGACGGCTTTGAAACCATTCTTGAACGCGTTGGTCAAGCTGGTTGGGCCCATTGGGTTTTCACGCTTCTCTTTGCCATTGGCTTAGTAGCCCTTCTCACGAAAAATACAGGTATGTCAAAAGCACAGGGAGTATTTTGGATTGGTGCAAGCTTTGGAATCCATTTTCTCTTTAATTCACCATTCAACACAGGTATCTTCCAGACGGTGTTTCCTATCTTGAGTATTTTACTTGGCTTACTTGCCTATCAAACAGTTGAGAAACTATCTGAATAG
- a CDS encoding pyridine nucleotide-disulfide oxidoreductase (Involved in disulfide oxidoreductase activity and electron transport) translates to MEQFDLLVIGFGKAGKTLAGKLSAAGKKVALVEENPAMFGGTCINIGCIPTKTLLVAADKNWTFEQVMEQKETVTTRLRNKNEAVLKGSGANLYQGHARFVADKVVEVSAGEESIQLTAETIVINTGAKSRVLPIPGLLDTAHVYDSTGIQNLETRPDKLAIIGGGNIGLEFAGLYSKLGSQVTVYEASSAILPREEEVVAKLAKEYMEEAGVSFVLGANIKQVVAAGDQVAVTVNGETAIFDAVLYATGRVPNTADLGLEHTAIERLENGAVKVDDYCETTVPGVYAVGDVNGGPQFTYTSLDDFRIVFGKLTGTGTYSLSQRKSIPTSVFITPVLSRVGLTEKEAKEAGYDYIANELPVANMPRAHVNNDLKGIFKVVVDKESKLVLGATLFGRNSEELINLIAMAIDNKIPYTYFKTQIFTHPTMAENLNDVFNF, encoded by the coding sequence ATGGAACAATTTGATTTGTTAGTTATCGGTTTTGGAAAGGCTGGTAAGACCTTGGCAGGTAAGCTTTCAGCAGCTGGTAAAAAGGTAGCTTTGGTTGAGGAAAATCCAGCTATGTTTGGCGGGACTTGTATCAACATTGGCTGTATTCCGACCAAGACCCTCTTGGTTGCGGCAGATAAAAACTGGACTTTTGAGCAGGTAATGGAGCAAAAGGAAACAGTCACCACTCGTCTGCGAAACAAAAACGAGGCAGTCTTGAAAGGCAGCGGTGCCAATCTTTATCAAGGTCACGCACGTTTTGTTGCGGACAAAGTCGTTGAAGTGTCGGCCGGTGAAGAGTCGATCCAACTGACTGCGGAAACTATTGTCATCAATACAGGTGCTAAGTCGCGCGTGCTTCCAATTCCAGGTTTGTTGGATACAGCTCACGTTTATGATAGTACAGGCATTCAGAACTTGGAAACCCGTCCTGACAAGTTGGCAATTATCGGTGGTGGTAACATTGGACTTGAATTTGCTGGACTTTACAGCAAACTCGGTAGTCAGGTGACAGTATATGAAGCCAGCTCTGCTATTTTACCAAGAGAAGAGGAAGTAGTCGCTAAGTTAGCCAAGGAGTATATGGAAGAAGCTGGCGTGTCTTTCGTGCTCGGAGCAAACATCAAACAAGTGGTAGCAGCAGGTGATCAAGTTGCTGTGACAGTCAATGGTGAAACGGCAATCTTCGATGCTGTCCTCTATGCGACAGGTCGTGTGCCAAACACCGCTGACTTGGGCTTGGAACATACGGCGATTGAGCGTTTGGAAAATGGTGCTGTTAAGGTGGATGACTACTGTGAAACCACTGTTCCAGGTGTCTACGCAGTGGGCGATGTCAATGGCGGTCCACAATTCACTTACACATCCCTAGACGACTTCCGTATCGTTTTCGGTAAGTTGACTGGAACTGGAACTTACAGCTTGAGCCAACGTAAGTCTATTCCAACCAGCGTCTTTATCACGCCTGTGCTTTCTCGTGTAGGTCTGACCGAGAAGGAAGCCAAGGAAGCAGGTTACGACTATATTGCCAATGAATTGCCTGTTGCCAATATGCCACGTGCCCATGTCAATAACGACCTCAAAGGTATCTTCAAGGTTGTCGTGGATAAGGAAAGCAAACTGGTTCTTGGAGCAACTCTCTTTGGTCGAAACTCAGAAGAGTTGATTAACTTGATTGCTATGGCTATTGATAATAAAATCCCATATACCTACTTCAAAACACAAATCTTCACCCATCCGACAATGGCTGAGAATTTGAATGATGTCTTTAATTTTTAA
- a CDS encoding N-acetyltransferase, whose translation MIDIRSARTEDAADLVAIYAPYVEKTAITFETEVPTVEAFASRIEKTLEKFPYLVAVEEGKVVGYAYASTYYARAAYDWTVELSVYVSREARGKGIGTLLYNALERELTARGFKNFLACIALPNPASIALHEKRGYKQVAHFKKVGYKFDSWHDIVWLQKSLVGENDED comes from the coding sequence ATGATAGACATTCGTTCCGCAAGGACAGAGGATGCGGCAGACCTTGTGGCAATTTATGCTCCTTATGTAGAAAAGACCGCTATTACCTTTGAAACAGAAGTACCGACTGTGGAAGCCTTTGCAAGTCGAATTGAAAAGACCTTGGAGAAGTTTCCCTATCTGGTCGCAGTAGAAGAAGGTAAAGTTGTGGGTTATGCCTATGCTTCAACATATTATGCCCGTGCTGCTTACGATTGGACAGTTGAATTGTCTGTTTATGTTAGTAGAGAGGCACGTGGAAAAGGAATCGGAACTCTTCTCTACAATGCTTTGGAAAGGGAACTGACAGCGCGTGGTTTTAAAAATTTCTTAGCCTGTATCGCCCTACCAAACCCGGCCTCTATAGCACTCCATGAGAAGAGGGGCTATAAACAGGTAGCTCATTTCAAAAAAGTTGGTTATAAATTTGATAGCTGGCATGATATTGTCTGGCTCCAAAAATCTCTTGTAGGTGAGAATGATGAAGATTGA
- a CDS encoding phosphoglucomutase (catalyzes the interconversion of alpha-D-glucose 1-phosphate to alpha-D-glucose 6-phosphate): MTYQETYQTWLDFADLPDYLREELVAMDEKTKEDAFYTNLEFGTAGMRGYIGAGTNRINVFVVRQATEGLAKLVESKGEEAKKRGVAIAYDSRHFSPEFAFESAQVLAAHGIKSYVFESLRPTPELSFAVRHYNAIAGIMVTASHNPKEFNGYKVYGEDGGQMPPADADALTNFIRAIDNPFAVELADLEASKENGLITVLGEETDVKYLEELKDLNINPELIAEYGKDMKIVYTPLHGTGEMLARRALAQAGFESVQVVEAQATADPDFSTVASPNPESQAAFALAEELGREVGADVLLATDPDADRVGVEVRQADGSYWNLSGNQIGAIIAKYILEAHKQAGTLPANAALAKSIVSTELVTKIAESYGATMFNVLTGFKFIAEKIQEFEEKHNHTYMFGFEESFGYLIKPFVRDKDAIQAVLMVAEIAAYYRSRGMTLADGIDEIFKEYGYFAEKTISVTLSGKDGAEQIKAIMAKFRDNSPAQFNTTDIAVFEDFALQTKTDKDGNVEKLTTPPSDVLKYTLADDSWFAVRPSGTEPKIKFYIATVGETLAEAEEKIANIEKEINEFVG, from the coding sequence ATGACTTATCAAGAAACCTATCAAACATGGCTCGACTTTGCGGACCTTCCAGATTACTTGCGTGAAGAATTAGTCGCAATGGATGAAAAAACAAAAGAAGATGCCTTCTATACAAATCTTGAATTTGGTACAGCTGGTATGCGTGGCTATATTGGCGCTGGTACCAACCGCATCAACGTATTCGTAGTCCGTCAAGCTACTGAAGGTTTGGCAAAATTGGTAGAATCAAAAGGTGAAGAAGCTAAAAAACGTGGTGTTGCCATCGCTTACGATTCACGTCACTTCTCGCCAGAATTTGCTTTTGAATCAGCTCAAGTTTTGGCAGCGCATGGAATCAAATCTTATGTATTTGAAAGCCTTCGTCCAACTCCTGAGTTGTCATTCGCTGTGCGCCATTACAATGCCATCGCAGGGATCATGGTGACTGCAAGCCACAACCCGAAAGAATTTAACGGCTACAAGGTTTACGGTGAAGACGGTGGACAAATGCCACCAGCTGATGCAGATGCATTGACCAACTTCATCCGTGCCATCGACAATCCATTTGCAGTTGAATTGGCTGACCTTGAAGCCAGCAAGGAAAATGGCTTGATTACAGTTCTTGGCGAAGAAACTGACGTTAAATATCTTGAAGAACTCAAAGACCTCAACATCAACCCTGAATTAATTGCTGAGTATGGTAAGGACATGAAGATTGTTTACACACCGCTTCATGGTACGGGTGAAATGTTGGCGCGTCGTGCTCTTGCACAAGCTGGTTTTGAATCTGTTCAAGTTGTTGAAGCACAGGCGACTGCTGACCCTGACTTCTCTACTGTCGCTTCACCAAACCCAGAAAGCCAAGCTGCATTTGCCCTTGCAGAAGAATTGGGCCGTGAAGTCGGGGCAGATGTCCTTCTTGCAACTGACCCTGATGCTGACCGTGTTGGTGTTGAAGTTCGTCAAGCTGACGGTTCGTACTGGAACCTTTCTGGTAACCAAATCGGCGCTATCATCGCTAAGTACATCCTTGAAGCCCACAAGCAAGCAGGTACACTTCCAGCAAACGCTGCCCTTGCTAAGTCAATTGTATCTACTGAGTTGGTAACTAAGATTGCTGAAAGCTATGGCGCTACCATGTTCAACGTCTTGACTGGTTTCAAATTCATCGCTGAGAAAATCCAAGAGTTTGAAGAAAAACACAACCATACTTACATGTTTGGTTTTGAAGAAAGCTTTGGCTATTTGATTAAACCATTCGTACGTGACAAGGATGCTATCCAGGCTGTGCTTATGGTTGCTGAAATTGCTGCCTACTACCGTTCACGTGGCATGACCTTAGCTGACGGTATCGATGAAATCTTCAAAGAATATGGCTACTTCGCTGAGAAAACCATTTCAGTTACCCTTTCTGGTAAAGACGGTGCGGAACAAATCAAGGCGATCATGGCTAAATTCCGCGATAATTCACCAGCCCAATTTAACACAACTGACATTGCAGTCTTTGAAGACTTTGCCCTTCAAACTAAGACTGACAAAGATGGAAATGTTGAAAAACTCACTACTCCTCCATCAGATGTCTTGAAATACACCTTGGCAGATGATTCTTGGTTTGCTGTTCGTCCTTCAGGAACAGAACCAAAAATCAAATTCTACATCGCAACAGTTGGTGAAACACTTGCTGAAGCAGAAGAAAAAATCGCCAACATCGAAAAAGAAATCAACGAATTTGTTGGATAA
- a CDS encoding formate--tetrahydrofolate ligase — protein MKTDIEIAQSVTLKPITEIVEKVGISFDDIELYGKYKAKLSFDKINAVKDNAPGKLILVTAINPTPAGEGKSTITIGLADALSKIGKKTMIALREPSLGPVMGIKGGAAGGGYAQVLPMEDINLHFTGDMHAITTANNALSALIDNHIHQGNVIGIDQRRIIWKRVVDLNDRALRKVTVGLGGPLNGIPREDGFDITVASEIMAILCLATDIDDLKERLANIVIGYRFDRSPVYVRDLAVEGALTLILKDAIKPNLVQTIYGTPAFVHGGPFANIAHGCNSVLATTTALRLADYTVTEAGFGADLGAEKFLDIKVPNLPKAPDAVVIVATLRALKMHGGVAKTELSAENVEAVKAGFSNLKRHVENIQKYGIPAVVAINEFVSDTADEIAALKELCAEIGVPVELASVWANGADGGVELAETVVATTENQAANYQRLYKADDSLEEKVTKIVTQIYGGSGVVFEKKARNQLAEFAKNGWDKLPVCMAKTQYSFSDDQFALGAPTDFDITVREFVPKLGAGFIVALTGDVMTMPGLPKAPAALNMDVAADGTAIGLF, from the coding sequence ATGAAAACAGATATTGAAATTGCACAAAGTGTAACCTTGAAACCAATCACAGAAATCGTTGAAAAAGTTGGTATCAGCTTTGATGATATTGAACTTTATGGAAAATACAAGGCAAAATTGTCCTTTGATAAAATTAATGCGGTGAAAGACAATGCGCCAGGGAAATTGATCTTGGTGACAGCTATCAACCCAACGCCAGCTGGTGAAGGCAAGTCGACTATTACTATCGGTTTGGCAGATGCCTTGTCTAAAATTGGCAAGAAAACCATGATTGCTCTCCGTGAGCCTTCTTTGGGACCTGTCATGGGGATCAAAGGTGGAGCTGCAGGTGGTGGCTATGCTCAGGTCTTGCCTATGGAAGACATCAATTTGCATTTTACAGGCGACATGCATGCCATTACCACAGCAAACAACGCCCTTTCAGCCTTGATTGATAACCATATCCATCAGGGGAATGTGATTGGCATTGATCAACGTCGTATTATCTGGAAACGTGTTGTGGACCTCAACGATCGTGCTTTGCGTAAAGTAACAGTTGGCTTGGGCGGACCGCTTAATGGTATTCCACGTGAAGATGGATTCGATATTACCGTAGCTTCTGAAATCATGGCGATTTTATGCTTGGCAACAGACATCGATGACTTGAAAGAACGTTTGGCAAATATTGTTATCGGTTATCGTTTCGATCGCAGTCCTGTCTATGTGCGTGATTTGGCGGTGGAAGGTGCTTTGACCCTCATTTTGAAGGATGCTATTAAACCAAACCTTGTCCAAACCATCTATGGCACGCCAGCCTTTGTCCACGGAGGTCCATTTGCTAACATCGCCCACGGCTGCAACTCAGTCCTCGCTACCACAACAGCTCTGCGTTTGGCCGACTATACTGTCACAGAAGCAGGATTTGGTGCTGACCTTGGAGCAGAGAAGTTCCTTGACATTAAGGTGCCGAACCTGCCTAAGGCTCCTGATGCTGTGGTGATTGTAGCAACCCTGCGTGCGCTTAAAATGCACGGTGGTGTAGCCAAGACAGAACTTTCTGCTGAAAATGTAGAGGCAGTGAAAGCTGGTTTTTCTAACTTGAAGCGTCACGTTGAAAATATTCAGAAATACGGTATTCCAGCAGTCGTTGCTATCAATGAATTTGTATCAGATACAGCTGATGAAATTGCCGCGTTGAAAGAACTTTGCGCTGAAATTGGTGTACCTGTTGAATTGGCTAGTGTATGGGCAAATGGCGCTGATGGTGGCGTTGAATTGGCTGAAACAGTTGTGGCTACTACTGAAAATCAAGCAGCCAACTACCAACGACTTTACAAGGCAGACGATAGCTTGGAAGAAAAAGTAACCAAGATTGTTACGCAGATTTATGGTGGCTCAGGTGTGGTTTTCGAGAAGAAAGCTCGTAACCAGCTGGCTGAATTTGCTAAGAATGGTTGGGACAAGTTGCCAGTCTGCATGGCCAAGACCCAGTACAGTTTCTCAGATGATCAGTTTGCCCTTGGAGCGCCGACAGACTTTGACATTACAGTCCGTGAATTTGTTCCAAAATTAGGAGCAGGCTTCATCGTTGCCTTAACAGGTGATGTCATGACCATGCCTGGTTTGCCAAAAGCTCCCGCAGCTCTCAACATGGATGTGGCGGCAGATGGGACAGCTATCGGCTTGTTCTAA
- a CDS encoding DUF1905 domain-containing protein: MSKVYEFEAVIHPVPDKGGAYVIFPYDIREEFGKGRVKVHATFDEHLYDGSIVNMGIKDEAGNICYIIGVQKAIRAAIGKQAGDRVQVTIQERLD, from the coding sequence TTGTCTAAAGTATATGAATTTGAAGCAGTCATTCATCCAGTACCAGATAAGGGCGGAGCCTACGTTATTTTTCCCTATGATATACGAGAGGAATTTGGAAAAGGCAGAGTAAAGGTACATGCGACTTTTGATGAACATCTTTATGATGGTTCAATCGTCAATATGGGAATTAAGGATGAAGCAGGCAATATCTGTTATATTATTGGCGTTCAAAAGGCTATTCGAGCGGCTATTGGAAAACAGGCTGGTGATAGAGTTCAGGTGACTATT